A window from Plectropomus leopardus isolate mb unplaced genomic scaffold, YSFRI_Pleo_2.0 unplaced_scaffold16597, whole genome shotgun sequence encodes these proteins:
- the LOC121964663 gene encoding aprataxin and PNK-like factor: ISDKRVSRLHGLLENLNGQLRLKPTHLNPCFVQSSLTDDPRPLQKDSWYPLHHGDLFSLLPGRYIYKVEAVGEEDRTPRNSQMFEEEGLCVSPEPKDVEPPPPPPPPPPLPPPPAEQTPPPEEPTPAAPSNQEEPDDTSFNKGVPAQPKQEDKDDRRDVAPPVTKKRVLPAWMMAAAHTPSSSSSSSSSSSK, encoded by the exons ATCAGTGATAAGAGAGTGTCCAGACTTCACGGGCTGCTGGAGAACCTGAACGGACAGCTGCGTCTCAAACCG ACCCACCTGAACCCGTGCTTCGTTCAGTCGTCTCTGACCGACGACCCTCGACCTCTGCAGAAGGACAGCTGGTACCCTCTTCATCACGGAGACCTGTTCTCTCTGCTGCCGGGCAGGTACATCTACAAAGTGGAGGCCGTTGGTGAGGAGGACCGCACTCCCAG AAACAGTCAGATGTTTGAAGAGGAAGGACTTTGCGTTTCGCCAGAGCCAAAAGACGTggaacctcctcctcctcctcctcctcctcctcctcttcctcctcctcctgctgagCAGACTCCGCCTCCCGAGGAGCCGACACCAGCGGCTCCGTCAAATCAGGAGGAGCCCGACGACACAAGTTTCAACAAG GGTGTCCCTGCACAACCAAAACAAGAGGACAAGGACGACAGACGAGACGTCGCTCCGCCTGTAACCAAGAAAAGAGTTTTACCTGCGTGGATGATGGCGGCTGCAcacactccctcctcctcctcctcctcctcctcctccagctccaaaG